Part of the Gemmatimonadota bacterium genome is shown below.
CGGCGACGACGTTGGTCTTCCGGATCGAGTCGAGGAGGAGTGTCTTCCCGTGGTCTACGTGTCCCATGACCGTGACGACCGGGGGACGCGCGACGAGCTCGGACGGATCGTCCTCCTCGAGTTCTTCCCCCTCCTCGGCATCAGCGTAACCTTCCTCGCGAACCGCTCGGAAATTGAAGGCTTCGAGGAGGAGCTCCAGCTGGTCGAAGTCGAGGCGTTGATTGATCGTGACCGGAAGGCCGAGGTTCTTGAATGCGGCGCCGACCAGCTCGGTCGACGAAACGTCGATGAGCTCGGAGAGCTCGGCGACGGTGAGGAACTCGTTCACCTTGACCGTCTTGGCTTCCTGCTCGGCCACGACGCGATCCTCCTCTTCCTGCGCCTCCCTCTCCTCACGCGTCGGTCCGCCCGCGCCTTTCTTCCGGCGCTTCTTTCCCCCTCCCTTCAGCTCCGCCATGACGCGCGTGATGTTGTCCTGCACGGCGTCCTGATCGACACGTTGGCGCTTCTTTCCCTTCTTCTTGACCTTCTTGCGGCCGTCCGGCGTGAACCCGTCCGCCTGAATGCGCACTTGCCCGCCCGGACCCGCGCTGGCGGCCGGAGTGGGGCGAACGGCGGGGGGCTCGGGTTGGACCGGCTCCACGCGGACGCGTCGCGCCGGCCCACGATCGGCCGCGGCGGGGAGCGGGCTCATCTCCGGCATGCGCAGGCGCCGGCGGGGCTTGGCATCCTCCGCGTCGGCCTCGGCCGGCTCTCCGATTTCGGCCGAGATCGTCCCGTCGGGAACCTTCGCAGGCTCTTCGGATCCGGACCCGGCCTCGACGGCGGCTTCGTGCCCGACCGCCGCCGAGACCTCCACAGCCTCATCCTGAGGAGCTTCGTCCCGGCGGGGCCCCTCGACCAGGTCCGACATGGACGTTTCCTCGACCGCGGGCGCTTCCAGTTCCGGCGGCGCGACGTCTTCTTCGGCCTTTCGGCGACGGCGGCGCTTCGCGGGCCCCTGGGACTCCTCCAAAGCGGCCTGGACGGCCGCGGAGGCCTCGCGCTTCCCGGCGCGGCGTTCCCGCTCGACACGGGCGAGGACGCGAGCGACATCCGCGTCACTCACGGGCGCGTCCCCATCGGGCACGGGTATCCCCATCGCCCTCAGGAGGGCGAGGATCTCCTCGGAGGAGACCTTCAGCTCATCGGCTAGCTCAACGACCCGCATGCCCGCTCCCTCTATTTCTCCTGCGCTTCGATGGATTCCCGGGCTTCCCCAGGTCCCGGCGGCGTCGGGGAAAGGCTCTCCAGGAGCCGCGCCGAAAAACCGCTTCTCCTGACCCCCGCGGCCGAGATCGGCCCGCCGCCGAGCGCCCTTCCGAGCGTCGCCCTTCCGGAGATCCATCGCACCGGCACCGTTCGGTGCCGCAGCATCCCCTGGATCTTCTCCAACTGCGTCGGGGAGGCGTCTCCGGCGAAGACTACAAGCGCCAATTCGCCCGCCCCGAGTGCCCGTCTCGTCTCCGCGACTCCCATCACCACCATTCCCGCCCTGTGGGCAAGACCCAAAAGCCCCAGGGCGTCAGCCTCCCCGGGGCTCCTCGGCATCTCCCGCTTCCTTCTGGTCGGCTGCGCGATCTGCGGACTCCGCCAGGGCGGCGGCGGAACGCTCGGCGCCTTCGAAGCTGGACGCCGCTTCCTCCTCCGCCGGTTCGTCAAGGACGGTGAGCTCGTCGATGATCCCAACGACCGTCTCCACCGCGTCCGGCGGGAATCCCTCGATCCCGCGGAAGTCCTCGTCCTCAAGATCGATGATGTCCAGAAACGTACTATATCCGGCACTTTTCAGGGCCGCCAGAGCTTCATCGGGGAGGGTGAGCTCGGAGAGCGGGAAGTCCGAAGTTTCGAGGCTCTCCTCCTCGGGACGCCGCCCGAAGAGCGCCGCGCCGGCCCCCCTCTCGAGCCACTCCCGCGACCCGTACAGGTCGATCTGCCATCCAATGAGCTGGGAAGCCAAGCGCACGTTTTGGCCGTTCCGTCCGATCGCCAGCGAAAGTTGATCCTCGTCCACGATGGCCGTGATCACCTGGCGTTCCGAATCGGAGATCACCTTGGAAACCCGCGCCGGGGCGAGCGCTCGCCGCGCGAAAACCTCCGGATCAGGGTGCCAGGGAACGATGTCAATGCGCTCTCCCCCGAGCTCCGAGACGACGGCCTGGACGCGGGAGCCCTTGAGCCCGACGCATGCCCCGACGGGGTCAATAGACTCGTCGCGGGACCAGACGGCGATCTTCGTGCGGCCACCCACCTCGCGGGCGCGCTCCTTGATCTCGACGATTCCTTGGTAAATCTCAGGCACCTCGAGCCGGAACAGCGCCTCCACGAAAAGTGGATCCGCGCGGGAGAGAATGAGCCTTGGCCCCTTCGGAGTTTCCTCGACCTTCTTGAGGACGGCCCGGATCGGATCGCCCTGGCGGAAGCGCTCCCGCGGGTTTTGGTCTTTCCAGGGAATGATCGCCTCGGCGTCGCGCGCCCGGTTCAGCATCACGACGATCTTGCCGCGTTCGATCTGCTGGACCTCGCCGGAGAGGAGTTCACCGACCCGGTGCGCGAACTCTTCCCGCACCCGATCGCGCTCCCCTTCCCGCACGCGCTGGACGATGCGCTGTTTCGTCGCCATCACCGCGTTTCGACCGAACTCCGAGAAGTCCACCGGGATCTCCATGACATCGCCGACCTCGAAGGTCGAGTCGTCCCAGCGGGCCTTTTCGAGCGAGATCTCGGCCGACGGGTCCTCTACGACCTCGACGACCCGCTTCAGCACGACGATGTCAATCTCCCCGCTGTCGTCGTCCAACTCGATCTCTGCCCGCACATTCGGACCGTGAATTCGAATGAGGCCGGCGAGGATCCCGTCCCTGATGAGGTCGTTCATCTCCTCGTTGGAGAGGCTCTTCGTGGCGGCCATGTCTCGAATGGCGGCGACAATTTGTCCGGCATTGGCCATGTGATCCCCTCCTCCCCAGATATTCGCGCTACTCTTCTGCGTCGCCCCAGCGGAAGACCAGGTTGGCGCGAACGATTTCGCTTCCCGGCACACGCACGAGGCCACCGCCGGCCTCGCGGACGGCAACCTCGAAGCCCTTCCCGTCGCTTCCTTCGTGCACTCCCTCGAGCATCCCTTCGAGCGCGCGCGGGGACGCTCGCCCCGTCGTGCGCAAGCGAACCTCCCGTCCCACGAAGCGCCGAAAGTCACGCTCACGCGTGAGCGGCCTTTCCACGCCCGGCGACGAAACCTCCAGCACATAGCGCTCCGGCACCGCCGGATGGCCGTCGAGCCACTCTTCGAGCGCCCTGCTCGCGCGGACGCAATCCGCGACCGTCACCCCCCTTCCCGGCTCCGAGGCCGGAAGGTCCACCCGAATGCGGAGAAGGGGCCGCCGCGGCGTCCCCCCCCATTCGGCCTCTACCAACTCGAGCCCGAGCGCCTCGATTCGGCGATCGAGCCCGTCCGCCACCTCCGCAATCGGTTCCACCGGCCCCATTCCCCGGCTCCCCGCCGCCCTCTCCCGGCGTCCACCCGGACACCAGAGGTAAAAAAAAGCGGGGGCCACCCGCTCCCCCACTCACGAAACAGCCGCCAGAACGGCAGCCTGTGATTGGACACTATGATACGCGAATCGGGTCCGCCTTTCAACCCCCGTCAATGCGTTGAATCTTCGCCCCGACGCCGCGCAGGCGCTCGTCAATTCGTTCATAACCGCGCTCGATCTGCCGGATATTCTGGATTCGGCTCGTCCCTTCGGCAGCCAGCGCCGCCAAAAGCATGGCCATGCCGGCGCGGATATCGGGGCTCTCCAGCGGAGCGGCCCGGAGGGGAGCCGGACCGACCACCACGGCCCGGTGCGGGTCGCAAAGAATGATCTGAGCCCCCATCGCGACGAGCTTGTCGGTGAAGTACATCCGAGACTCGAACATTTTCTCGTGGATCAGGACCGTACCCCGGCATTGGGTCGCGGTCACGAGTGCGATCGAAGTGAGGTCCGCCGGGAAGGCGGGCCAAGGACCGTCGTCGATTTTCGGCAGGTGCCCGAAGGCGTCGTGTCGGATCTCGCGGTCCCGATCTCCATGGACGACGAGGTCGTTCCCCGATACCTCGCATGCAACGCCGAGCCTCTGGAACGCGAGGAGAATCGAATCCAGGTGCGGAAGCGGCGCATCCTTTACGGTGAGGACGCTCCCGGTCACCGCCGCGAGCCCGATGAAGGAGCCCGTTTCGATGTGGTCCGCCTGAAGGTGATAGTCCGCGCCTCCCAGCCGGGAGACCCCTTCAATCTCGAGGACGTGGGTGCCGACGCCTTCGATATGGGCGCCCATCGCCTGAAGGAGGGCACAAAGGTCCTGAACATGCGGCTCCGCGGCCGCGTTTCTGAGACGCGTTTCCCCCTCCGCCAGGACTGCCGCCATCACCGCGTTTTCCGTCGCGGTCACGGAGGGTTCGTCCAGGAAGATATCGGCGCCCTTGAGCTTTCCCGTGACCTCGAAGCCGTGCGAATCCAGGGTCACTTGCGCCCCCAGACCGCGGAAGGCGACAAAGTGCGTGTCGAGACGCCGCCTCCCGATCACGTCTCCCCCCGGGGGTGCGAGCGATGCCCTCCCCATCCGTGCGAGGAGGGGACCGGCGGCGAGAATCGAGGCACGGATCCGCTCCGCGAATCGTGCGTCCGGGGTGGAGCTCTCGATGTCGCGGGCCTCGATGCGCACGGCATTCGGGCCGACCCACTCCACGAACGCACCGAGCGACGCGATCATCTCGAGGAGCGTCTCTACGTCGCGGATCCGCGGCACGTTTTCGAGGGTGACCGGCTCGGCGGTCAGAAGGGCCGCGGAAATGCAAGGGAGCGCCGCGTTTTTGTTGCCGGTGGGCCGGATCTCCCCGGAGAGACGGTGTCCTCCCTCGACCAAGAACACGGACATGGGACGCGGCGGCTCCGAGCTGAGTCTAGTGTTCCCGGTCAACGCCGGCGGGGGAGATCGCGCCCCCGCAACCCCGCTTGCGCTCCGGGTCCGCGGAAGTTATCCGGGCACCCGAGCCGGTACAACCGGCAGGCGCCGGTCCCCCCGAGCCTCCGGGAAAGCACGGGGGAGTGGAACGTTTTCACCCCTGGCCGCTATTCTGAAACCATGACCCTCCTCCTCGCACCCCAGGTCGCGATACCACCGGACACGGTCGTCACGGTCGCCGCTCGGGATGCGGTGGACGTCCTGTTCGCCATCGCGGCCGGCTGTGTAGCCGCGACCTTTTTCGCCGTCTTGCTTCTCCTGGTGGCCGTCTTTTTCCAGGTCCGAACGGCGGGAAAGTCCCTGGAATCGTTCCGACACAAGGTGTCGGTGGACCCGGGTGTGGAGAGCCTGCGAAAAACCGCCGCGAATGTGGAAGCCATGTCGGATACCCTGCGGAGCGAGGTCTCCCGCCTCTCCGCTTCGTTCTCTCAACTCTCGGACCGGCTGACCCAGGCTTCGGATCGCATGGAGGAGCGCATCGAGGACTTCAACGCGCTGCTCGAGGTCGTCCAGGGAGAGGCCGAGGATGCCTTCATCGAGGGCGCGGCGACGGCCCGGGGCGTACGGGCTGGGCTGGGGAAGCTCGGCGCCGGAGAACGCCCCCGCCGTCGGCGCGCGCGTCCCTCCGGCAACGACCGGGACCACCCCTTCGAGGGCCGCCCGGTGGACGCACACTCCGGCGACCCGGGGCTGGGGGAAGGGAACCCGGGCGGGGAGGAGAACAAAAGCTGAGCGCGAGGGAAGCCCCGCACCCCGATCGAGAGGCGCGCCGAGGGTTCGCCGCGTTCTTTTCCCTCGCTCTCGGGTCGCTAGTCTGGGCCGCGATCTGGCTCCTTCTCACTCCGGAACAAGCGTGGGCGTGGGGCCCCGCGACCCACATCGCCATCGGTGAGGCGGTCCTCTCTTCGCTCCACCTTCTCCCGCCCGCGATCCAGAGCCTCCTCGAACGGCACCGCCTCCCATTCCTCTACGGCTCCGTCGCGGCGGACATCTCCTTCGCCAAAAAATACGCCCCGATCGGCCGGCACTCCCACCACTGGCACATCGGCGAGGAGATCCTCGAAAGTGCAGACTCCGAGTCGCTCCGGGCCGTTGGATTCGGCTATCTGTCGCACCTCGCGGCGGACACGATTGCGCACAACTACTTCGTTCCCAGGCGTCTCCTCCTGACGAGCGGCACCGACGCCGTCGGGCACACGTACTGGGAACACCGGATGGACGTGCACCTGGGAAAGCGCTTCGGGTGGGAAGCGAGGCGCGTCGTCCTCTTCCACGACCACTCCGAGGCCGACGAGCTCTTCGACCGCGTCCTCTCGCGGACTCTCTTCTCCTTCCAGACCAACCGCCGCCTCTTCCGAGGAATGATCGCTTTCCAGGACGACGCCCGATGGCAGCAGGTCTTCGAAGGAATCCTGCGGCGGTCGCGCTTCGACTTGCCGACCGACATGCGGGACGAATACCTGAGGCTCTCGTACGACTACGTGATGGACTACCTGGCCGAAGGGGGGCAGGCGCGGGCGGCGGGGCTCGATCCGATCGGCGAGGCGAATCTCAGGCTCTCGAAGGCGGTGCGGCGGGAAGCGCGCGAAGAGGGCGGGCGGCTCGACCCCCGCGAGCTCGACGAGGTCGCGAGAGAGTTCTTCCCCCTCCCTTCCACCCCCCTCCTCTACGTCCCACGCGCCCGCGGGATCGAAGTCCCCGGGCTCCGGAATCTCACGGAGCCAGCTTCCGAGCGAGAAGCCGAGCCACTTCCCCAGGGTCGGCCTTCCCCCGAGAGCTCTTCATGACTTCCCCCATGAAGAAGCCCTGAAGCTTTTTCTCGCCCGTCCTGAAGCGCGCGACTTCGTCGGCGTGGGCCGCAAGGACCGCGTCCACCCACCCTTCGAGCTGCCCGGCATCCCGCACCTGCGCCAGCCCTTCCTCCTCCACGATCTCCTTCGCGCTCCGTCCGGAGTCGAGCATTTTCCGGAGCACCTCCTTCCCGACGTTCTGACTGATCGTCGCGTCGCGAACCAGGGCGATGAGCTCCGCGAGAGCCGCGGGGGCGACCGATGACCCTACCTCGATGCCCCTCTCCTTCAGCGCGGCCAGAAGCGGCCCCATGACCCAGTTCGAGGCCTGCTTGGGATCGTCCGCGGCACGCGCGACCGCCTCGAAGTAGTCCGCGAGCCCGCGCGTGGAGGTGAGAACCTCCGCGTCATAGGTAGGGAGTGCGTATTCGCGCCCGAAGCGTTCCCGGCGTGTGTGGGGAAGCTCGGGGAGTTCGCCGCGGGCCGCCTCGATCTCCGCTACGGGGATAACGAGCGGCGGAAGGTCCGGCTCGGGGAAGTACCGGTAGTCGTGGCTTTCCTCCTTCGAGCGCATCGGCCGTACTTCGCCGCGAGCGTCGTCCCAGAGGAGGGTTATGTGCTCGACCCTTCCCCCCCCGGCGACGATCTCGGACTGGCGCCTCACCTCCGCCGCGATCGCCTTCTCGACGCCCGAAAAGGAGTTCATGTTCTTGAGCTCCGTCTTGGTGCCGAGTGCCTGCGAGCCCACGGGTCTCACCGAGACGTTCGCGTCCACGCGGAGCGAACCCTCCTCCATATTGCAGTCGGAGACGTCGAGGTACTCGAGGATCTGCTTGACCTGCTGGAGGTAGGCGCGCGCCTCTTCGGGCGTGCGCAAGTCCGGCTCGGAGACCATTTCGACGAGCGGCGTGCCGGCGCGATTCAGGTCCACGGCGGTGCCCCCAGGGACGCGGTCGTGCAGCGATTTCCCTGCGTCTTCTTCCATGTGCATCCGCCGGACCCTCACGACCTTTTCGCCGTCGGGAAGGCGCACGCGGAATTGGCCGGTCGTCGCGAGGGGCTGTTCGAACTGCGAGATCTGGTATCCTTTCGGCAGATCCGGATAGAAGTAGTTCTTGCGGGCGAAGACGCTCGTCTCGTGCACCTCGCAATCGAAGGCGAGCGCGGCGCGCACCGCGAGCGTCACCGCATGGCCATTCATCGTGGGAAGGGCCCCCGGAAGCCCGAGGCACACGGGGCAGACGTTCGTATTCGGTGCGTCGCCGAAGCGGGTCGAGTCCCCGCAGAAAAGCTTCCGCTCCGTGCGAAGCTGGATGTGGACCTCCAGCCCGATGACCGCCTCGAGCGCACCGGCGCCTGCGCTCATCGTGCCTCCTCGAGCAGGGACTCCAGCGCGAGAGCGGCCCCGATCATCTTGGGTTCTTCCCACATGGGAGCGAGAAACTGGCCACCCACCGGGAGCCCATCCACCGCACCGACCGGTAGAGAGAGGCCGGGAATTCCGGCGAGATTCGCGGTCACGGTGAAGATGTCGGAGAGGTACATCGAGACCGGATCGTCGGTGCGCTCGCCGAGAGGAAAGGCGGGGGTCGGCGAGGTCGGAGTGAAGAGGAGGTCCACTCCCTCCGCCCAGACGCGGCCGAAGTCGCTCGCCACGAGGGACCTCACGCGCTGCGCGCGGCCGTAATACGCTTCGTAGTAGCCGGCGGACAACGCGAACGTCCCGAGCATGATGCGCCGCACGACCTCCGCGCCGAAGCCGCGCGTGCGCGTCTCCTCGTAAACCGCCCGGGCGGAGTCGGCGCCCGGCGCCCGCGATCCATACCGGACGCCGTCGAATCGGGCCAGATTCGAAGATGCCTCGGCGGGAGCGAGGATATAATACGCGGGAACCGCGAACTTCGTGTGAGGGAGGGAGACCTCTCGCACGACCGCGCCGGCCTCCTCCAACCGTCCGAGCGCCTCCCGGCAGAGCCTTTGAACCGCAGGGTCCAGCTCCTTCGCGAAATACTCGCGAGGGAGGCCGACGGTGAGGCCGCGCACGCCCCGCCCCCGCGCCCCGAGAAAATCGGGAACGGGGAGGGGCGCGGAGGTCGCGTCCCGCGGATCGTGACCGGCAATGGCCTGGAGAAGGAGCGCCGCGTCCTCGACGGTTCGCCCGATGGTCCCGACCTGGTCCAGGGAAGATGCGTACGCGACGAGGCCGTAGCGGCTGACCCGCCCGTACGTGGGCTTGATCCCGACCACCCCGCACAGGGAGGCGGGCTGGCGCACCGAGCCCCCGGTATCGGAACCGAGAGCGCAGGGGACGATTCCAGCTGCGACGGCCGCGGCCGACCCCCCGGAGCTTCCCCCGGGCACCCGGGAACGGTCGCGAGGATTCCGGGTGGGGCCGAAGCCGGAATTCTCCGTGGACGACCCCATCGCGAACTCGTCCATGTTGGTTTTCCCCACGATGACTCCTCCCGCGCTGCGGAGTCGCCGCACGACGGTCGCTTCGTAGGGGGAGACGTATCCCTCCAGAATTCGGGAGGCGCAGGTCGTGGGAAAGTCGAAGGCGCAGAGATTGTCCTTTACGGCGACAGGGACTCCGGCGAGGAGAGGAGGCCCCTTCGGCCCGCCCTTTCCGGAACGGCCGCCCCCATCGAGATCATCCCCTGTCGCGGCGCCCCCGCCCATGGCCGCCGAATCGGCCAGGGCCAAAAAGGCATGCAGCGGTGTGTCCTCCGACTCCGCCCGGCGTGCGCGATCGAGGGCTGCGTTCGCGAACCGGAGGGGATCACCTCCGGCCGTCCCGACCGCCCCCACGATCTCCCGTACGCCAGGGGACTCGCTCAAGCCGCGCCTCCCCCCCCGTCGAGGGCCGGAAGCCGCGGCACGACGAAGAAGCCGTCCACCCACTCCGGGGCACGATCGCCCGGCGCGCCCGCCGAGAGGTGATCCGGTCCCAGCTTCGGGTCCCTGAAGGGGAGCGAGCCGGAGCGCCACGGCTCGAACCCCTCCACGGCCGAAGTGTCCACCTCTTCGAGGCTCCGGATGTGCTCCAGGATCCCGTTCAGCTCGTCGGTGAGGCGCGCCACGGACAACTCGCCTGGATGCAGCCGCGCGAGTTCGGCGATCTTTCGGACATCTTCCTGCGAAACACCCATGGCCCCCTCCTCAGAAGTCGCGTTCGAGCCCCGCGTAACGAGCGAGAAGGCGTTTCCTCCCCACTGTTTCGAAGTCCACGGTCACCTTGACGTCGTCCCCGAAGCCGGCCACCTCGACGACCTTCCCGGACCCGAAAGTGGCGTGACTCACCCGCTCTCCGGGTCGAAGATGGGGAAGGTCCTGATTCAACTCTTCGTCGAAGCCCCTCTCCTCGGAGGCGCGCCGGGCGGAGGCGCGCGCAGCGTTTCCGAAGGCATCGGGCTCGCGCGTCCGGTAAGAGGAGTCGCCGCGCATTCGATAGGCGGCGTCCTCCCGTTGGACCCGCGGCGAAACCCGGGAGTCGAGAAGCGCCTCCGGGACGTCCTCGACGAAGGACGAGAGGGTCCCGGCCATGTATCCCCCTGCGCGACGCCGCTCCCGCGCCCAGGTCATACAAAGTCGGTCCCGCGCGCGTGTGATTCCGACGTAGAAGAGGCGGCGCTCCTCTTCGAGCTGGGCGGGCTCGTCGTAGGCGCGGGCGAGGGGAAATAGTCCCTCCTCGAGTCCGGCGATGGTGACGGAGGGGTACTCGAGCCCCTTTGCGTTGTGCAGCGTCATCAGGGTGACCGCATCCCCCTCCGGGTCGTGTCGGTCAATGTCGGTGACGAGCGCAACCCGCTGTAGGAAAAGATCGAGCTCGGTGAAGTGCTCCGGGGGAGCTCCTTCCCACTCTTCGACCACCTCCGCCTCGAACTCCATCGCGCCGGCGATCAGCTCTTTCACATTCTCCATCCGGTCCGTCCCCTCCGGGCCCTCGGCACGGAGGATCGTCATGAGATCGAGCGCTTCCACCAGCTCCTCGATCAGGGGCCCCACCGCGAGGCGCTTCGCGCGGGCGGCGAAATCGGCCACGAGGCGCGCGAAGAGCGCCAGGCCTCGCGCCGCCGCTGCGGGGAGATCGGGAACTTCGCTTCCCATCGCGGCGGCCTCCAGGTACGAGAGCCCACGTTGCGCGGCCCACTCCTTGAGGCGGCCCAGACTCGTGGGGCCGATCCCGCGGCGCGGAACGTTCACGACGCGCTCGAAGGCGGCCATGTCGCGGGGATTCGAGATCAGGCGCAGATAGCCGAGAACGTCCTGAATTTCTCTCCGCTCGTAAAAGCGCACGCCGCCGACGATCTGGTACGGAATGCCCCGAGTCCGAAACGCATCCTCGAGCGCCCGCGACTGGGCGTTCGTCCGGTAGAGGATGGCGGCATCGCGGTACCGATCCAGCTCGCCGGCGCGGAGACGCATCTCGACCTCGTCCGCGATCCACCCCGCCTCGTCCCGTTCGTCGCGGGTCTCCACGAGGACGATTCGCGTCCCCTCCTCCCGCTCCGTGTGAAGGGTTTTCGCCTTTCGCTGGGTGTTGCGCCCAATCACCTCGTTCGCCGCACGGAGGATCGTTCCCGTGGAGCGGTAGTTCCGCTCGAGCCGGACGACCGCCGCCCCCGGAAAGGTCGTCTCGAAATCGAGGATGTTTCGGATGTCGGCGCCGCGCCATCCGTAGATGGACTGATCGTCGTCCCCGACGACCATGAGATTGTGGTGCCCGCGCGCGAGCGCCTCGAGGAAACGGAATTGTGCGTGGTTCGTGTCCTGGTATTCGTCCACCAGGATGAAGGCGAAGCGCTCCTGATAACGCGCGAGGACGTCGGGGTGCGTCTGGAAGAGCTCGACGGGCTTCACCAACAGGTCGTCGAAGTCGAAGGCGTTTTGCTCGCGGAGCGAGGCCTGGTACTTCGGATAGATCCCGGCGACGGTGCGTGCCAGAAGGTCGAACCCCTCGCCGTGCCTCTGGGAGAACTTCTCCGGCGAGACGAGCTGGTTCTTCGCGTCGCTGATGAGGGCGCGCACCGCTTTGGGATTCCACCGCTTCGGATCCACCTGCGCGGCCTCCATCACACGTTGAATCTCCCGGAGGCTCTCTTCCGCGTCGAAGATCGTGAAGGTTGGGTTCCATCCCAGCAGGCCGGCGTGCCGGCGGAGGAGCCGCGCGCCGATCGAGTGGAAGGTTCCGATCCAGGCCCCTGCCGGTTCGGATCCGAGAAGCCCCTCGATTCGGTCCCGCATTTCTCCCGCGGCCTTGTTCGTGAAGGTGACCGCGAGAATCCGGTCCGGGCGGACGCCGTGATCCCGGATCAGGCGCGTCACGCGCATGGTTAGCACACGCGTCTTACCCGACCCGGCTCCGGCGAGAACGAGGAGTGGCCCCTCGACGTGCTCGACGGCGGCGGCCTGTTCTGGATTCAGCGCCTCGCGGGACCGATGCGGAGTGTCGATCGTGGAAGTCAACGGCGAGTGGAAGATTCGGAATCGGTTCGATGGACCGGAAGGCGAAGCTGAAAGGTGGACCCACCGGGCCCGCTCTCCAATAGCTCGATGCGCCCCCCGTGGATCCGCTCCACGATCCGGCGGGCGAGGGAGAGGCCTACGCCCCATCCCCCGGACTTCGTCGTCGCGCCCGGCTCGAAGAGCCGCTCGCGGATCTCCGGATCCACACCCGGTCCCGTATCCTGCACCTGCAAGGTGACCCAACCGGGATCCGCGGGAAAGGCCCGCACCGTGATACTCCCTCCGCGGCCCGCGAGGGCATCGAGGGCATTCTTCACGACGTTCTCGAGGGCCCAGGTCAGGAGAACGTCGTTTCCCTGGATGGGGGGAAGGTTCGGCTCGGCCATGACGCGGAGGTGGATCTCGGGGCCGCGCCGCGGGATGCGGGCCGCGAGGTAGCGTTCGGTGGCGTTGAGGACGTCGTCGAGCGCGAGGGGCTCGAGCGGAGTCCGTCGCCCGATCAGCTCGAAGCGCCGGCTCACTCGCTCGAGCCGCTCCACATCCGTACCGATTTCCGCCGCGATCTCCTTTTCATCCACCGGACCCGGGCGCTCGGTGTCCTGGAGCGCGAGAACCTCGAGCCAGCCCTTGAGCGAAGAGATCGGCGTCCCCAGCTGATGCGCGAGCTCGCGGGCCATCGCGGTCCAGGCACGGTCCGTCGCCGCCTCCCTCTGCGCGCGGATGACGAGCCACCCGGTCACGAGAGTGAGGAGAAGTCCGGCGACCTGGAACCATGGCACCCAGCGCAGCCGGCGAAGCTCGGGGGGATCCCCGAAATGCACGAGCTGGATCCCGGGGTCGCCCACGGGAGGGCGGCGTGCGTCGAGGGATGATGCGTATTCTCGCACCCGGGCCTGTCCCTCCGGGGACGCAAGGTCGAATTCGAAGGGGAGATTCACGGCGGAGAGCACGGTGTCCCCTCGCCCCGTCAGGACGAGCGGCACCCCCGAACCCACCACGATCGTCTGGAGCCGGGTAAGCGCCTGTTCCGGGCCGAATGCGCTCGGGT
Proteins encoded:
- a CDS encoding HAMP domain-containing sensor histidine kinase, with protein sequence MSSQRWSLVLATLFLAILGWYLAYSEQLVRAFRAETATMTRMYSEVQAGLADPSAFGPEQALTRLQTIVVGSGVPLVLTGRGDTVLSAVNLPFEFDLASPEGQARVREYASSLDARRPPVGDPGIQLVHFGDPPELRRLRWVPWFQVAGLLLTLVTGWLVIRAQREAATDRAWTAMARELAHQLGTPISSLKGWLEVLALQDTERPGPVDEKEIAAEIGTDVERLERVSRRFELIGRRTPLEPLALDDVLNATERYLAARIPRRGPEIHLRVMAEPNLPPIQGNDVLLTWALENVVKNALDALAGRGGSITVRAFPADPGWVTLQVQDTGPGVDPEIRERLFEPGATTKSGGWGVGLSLARRIVERIHGGRIELLESGPGGSTFQLRLPVHRTDSESSTRR
- a CDS encoding Asp-tRNA(Asn)/Glu-tRNA(Gln) amidotransferase subunit GatC, with translation MGVSQEDVRKIAELARLHPGELSVARLTDELNGILEHIRSLEEVDTSAVEGFEPWRSGSLPFRDPKLGPDHLSAGAPGDRAPEWVDGFFVVPRLPALDGGGGAA
- a CDS encoding UvrD-helicase domain-containing protein gives rise to the protein MTSTIDTPHRSREALNPEQAAAVEHVEGPLLVLAGAGSGKTRVLTMRVTRLIRDHGVRPDRILAVTFTNKAAGEMRDRIEGLLGSEPAGAWIGTFHSIGARLLRRHAGLLGWNPTFTIFDAEESLREIQRVMEAAQVDPKRWNPKAVRALISDAKNQLVSPEKFSQRHGEGFDLLARTVAGIYPKYQASLREQNAFDFDDLLVKPVELFQTHPDVLARYQERFAFILVDEYQDTNHAQFRFLEALARGHHNLMVVGDDDQSIYGWRGADIRNILDFETTFPGAAVVRLERNYRSTGTILRAANEVIGRNTQRKAKTLHTEREEGTRIVLVETRDERDEAGWIADEVEMRLRAGELDRYRDAAILYRTNAQSRALEDAFRTRGIPYQIVGGVRFYERREIQDVLGYLRLISNPRDMAAFERVVNVPRRGIGPTSLGRLKEWAAQRGLSYLEAAAMGSEVPDLPAAAARGLALFARLVADFAARAKRLAVGPLIEELVEALDLMTILRAEGPEGTDRMENVKELIAGAMEFEAEVVEEWEGAPPEHFTELDLFLQRVALVTDIDRHDPEGDAVTLMTLHNAKGLEYPSVTIAGLEEGLFPLARAYDEPAQLEEERRLFYVGITRARDRLCMTWARERRRAGGYMAGTLSSFVEDVPEALLDSRVSPRVQREDAAYRMRGDSSYRTREPDAFGNAARASARRASEERGFDEELNQDLPHLRPGERVSHATFGSGKVVEVAGFGDDVKVTVDFETVGRKRLLARYAGLERDF